The DNA sequence TGGGAATGACAAAGGTGAAACAGGGGAATGACGGAAAACCAGAATACATCCACTCCTTTATATTTGCAATTGTTTTGCATATGCAAATAATTTGACTTGCATTATTTTTATTTTGTGATATATTTTTAGGGCTTTTATATTACCACGTATTTAATATCTTGGTTTACCGCCAAGAACATTGAGGTCAGGATTGTTAAAGAATAAACGGAAAAGATTATACAGATTTTTTCTTTCTGTTTGTTCTCTCTGCGTTCTCTGTGTTCTTTGCGGTGAACTATTACCATTAGTAGAGAGAAGTACCATGATCAGTTCAAAAGAAATAAAAGAACTCCGTGAAAAACTGGGAGCAACACAAACTGAATTTGCAAAAGCACTGGGAATAAGCTTTTCAACCGTAAGCAGATGGGAAAGCGGACAAGCACAGCCCACAGATACCCAGGAAGAACAACTCGACGCATTAAAACAATTGTTAGAAAACCAGGACATTGATGAAAGAAAGCTCAGAAAGATGCTTAGCTTAATGGGTATAAGCGGGGTCATTGCTACAGCAATCATCGCAGGTTTTACCATATCCACTCCATGGGGTGCAGCCATGACCTCACTGATAAAAAAATCCACCCATGCAGGAAAAATGCTGGATCTCTTTAAAAAGAATAAGAAATACAACAAAAACCAGGAATAGAAGAATATCCTTAATTATAGGCAAAGTCAAAAATAAGTTGACGTAGTAGGGCAAGGCTTTAGCCTTGCTGAGAGCAACCTTAAAGAACCAGTGCAAAAAGTATGATTATTTCACAATAACGTTTTGAATCTCTCAGGAAAATTTAAGAAAAGGAGGGGTATAACTGTGGGTTTAAATGACTTTATCAATAAACACAAAGACAAGATCGGTACGGCAAAGGACATCATCAATAAAATCCAGGACATGACAGAAAACGTGCCTGGCAAGACCACAACCCCTGGTGAAGAAGCGGTATTGGAATCGTACCTGTCAAGCATAATAAAAGGCACAAGCATCGAATCCCTGCGAACCTTCATCAGGAGTGTAACCAAAGGCACCTTTACCATCACCGAGACTCTGGTAAATGAGATCATCAAAAACTATACACCCGACCTCAGCATAAAATTTGGAGACGGACACTTCATATTGCACACCCCCTATTTTGTTAAGCCCATGCTCGCCTACGATACCTGCAATTTTACTGAAGATGCAAGGTCTATCACCATAAAACTATTAAATCTCACCTTCATTCCCAACGCACTTCTCAAGACGCTCACAACAAAATTCCCATTCATCGAATTGAGCAAGGCAGTCGATAACACAAAACTCATCACCTGCCACTTGAACAAGATCCCAAAACTGGAAAACAATAAAATCCTCAACAGCCCCTATCTGCAATTCGTCACCATTGACCA is a window from the Candidatus Jettenia sp. genome containing:
- a CDS encoding helix-turn-helix domain-containing protein, which produces MISSKEIKELREKLGATQTEFAKALGISFSTVSRWESGQAQPTDTQEEQLDALKQLLENQDIDERKLRKMLSLMGISGVIATAIIAGFTISTPWGAAMTSLIKKSTHAGKMLDLFKKNKKYNKNQE